The Quercus robur chromosome 3, dhQueRobu3.1, whole genome shotgun sequence DNA segment CAACTAAAGTTTAATTTGGTTCAGACAATTTCATGCCAATACATGCATAACACCAGACAAAATTTCACTGCTCAAGATTGATGTTTGAAATTGCCTAGGGAAACTGGAATGCAATTGTATATTGGCATGTGCATATCAAACCGAGAATTGAgaatgggggaaaaaaaaaaaaaaaaaaaacctcttaaTTAATtaccaaataatatataaattcttAACAATTCTACACCAAGCCACACGACTAGCTTCTAACATCATTTACAGTAGAGTTGAGAGATCAAACTCAGATCGACCATGTTTATCTTTACATGGTTATATATGTTATTGGAGTTTAGAATGGTAGCCACTAGCCAGTTGCCAAGCTCTTTCTTGGAGATCCGTTTGATAGCATATTTTTCTGGGCCATGGAATATCTGAATGAATAGATCGAATTTGTTTAAGGTCATCTATTAACCATATTATTTGTTGGGttatgctaacgagtgccctaagAGCACTcattaacaatccattttaggaaagttttgacatcacttttatgggaaatgaaaaacgctgtcaaaatattaattgtttttttttcttttcccataaaaattttctttaattggattcttaaccagtacCCTAAGGgtactcgttagcatttcccttatttgttttatgtcaaacaacaatcttcttcttttgtacCGGTTATAAAACCGATACCATGACTCCTCTTAATTAATTCCAATTTATTTTGGTGTGTTTTGGTCAATTTCAACTTGTATTGGGATTTCACTTGTAACGACTGATATGATTTTGTTCATTCTCTAAATGTGATAGAGAGaaatttataggaaaaaaattggtaGATTATTAATGACAGATAAAAAATTGATGTAAGTAACTTAATACAACCTTGCCTACTCTACTTTTctatggttttttctttttttttggtgtttgtaaCTTAGCTCGTGTGTACAAACGAAGCGAGACTTCAAATTTTCatcataaaatatgagttttattttatatttttaatgaaatgagTGGTCCCCctttttttctattgttttcttaatttctcttctctcattattctttttgttgtatttgatattgtatgaaataatttattatttaatatatttttttggtcacatatttgaatatatttattataaatatttataaaaaaataaaaattgtggtaATTCCTACAAGGAATGTTGTAATATTGTTTTGTAATCAGAACATAATTGACTACTTGGgtaaatatattaagaaaagaaCAAGAGCATTGAGGactacacaataattttccaccTACTAGACTATCAGTTATTAGTTATACCATCATTATTCACGCGGAAAGAATAGTCTCGACATCATATTATAAATCAACTTGTCCACTTGAACCAATTATGTCAGTTATCACATTCTTTTGtagtaactttttttattatattcttttgaaaatcaCTCACACTCGTTCTCCCTCTCTGCTACAATGGGCAACACGAATCTTTGCACCACAGTCCAACCATGTTTAACTTTCACAACTCTTTATTACCTCGCCTTCTTGCTGCTTCACTTGTTCAAATtttgccaaattttttatttggtgatATGACACACACCACCCTGACCCCAGTGTCAATATTGTTGAGCACGTCAAGGATAAACCAATAAAGACGTTTAAAGTTTGCCAATTGAAGTTCACCTTTGACGTCAGACGGAATATTTACGACAACCCGATGAGCACTTCATAATTCATATAGGTTGTGTCTATAATTAGTAATATACTTGCAGTCCAATTTGTATTCAACTACGCAGCGAAGAGTGCTAAACATACATAATTAGGAGTTTAGGACATAATCACCATCATGGGGTTTTCATTTTGTTACACCATGTTGATGCGCTTGCTTTACATACTCCCTTTGTTTTATCATATACATTCCTCTCCTTCCATGCATCCACTATGCCATGATGATGAGAGGTCAGCCTTGTTGCAATTCAAGCAAAGCTTTACCATAGAAGAGTCTGCTTCCAGTTTTCCTAATGCATGTGATAGGGTCAGATCTTGGACACCAGAAGTAGAAAACAGTACTGATTGTTGCTCGTGGGATGGTGTTAACTGCGATGAGGACACAGGCCACGTGATTGGCCTTGACCTCAGTAACAGTTGTCTCCTTGGTTCAATCAACCCTAACAGCACTCTCTTTCGTCTTGTTCAATTGCAAAAGCTTAACCTTGCTGACAATTACTTCAACTACTCTCAAATCCCATCCCAAGTAGGCAATCTTTCAAGACTGACACATCTCAATCTAGCTCATTCTATGTTTTCTGGTCAAATCCCATTAGAAGTTTCAAAGTTGTCCCAATTGTCATCTCTGGATCTGGGTTGGAACCACGATTCAAAGAAAAACCTATTGCAATTGGGAAGGTTGAGCCTAAGGAGCCTAGTTGGAAATCTAACCCTTCTAGAAGATCTTGATCTGAGTAGAGTGAACATATCCTCCACCGTGCCTAATATCTTTGCAAACATGTCTAATTTAAGGAGCCTCTATCTCCTTGACTGTGGAATGTATGGGGAATTTCCAAAAGGCATTTTTATGCTACCGAATTTACGGAATCTTGACGTAAATCACAACGAAGATCTCAATGGTTCTTGGCCTGACTTTCAATATTGGCACAGCCCCATGGAGCAAATGAGCCTCGCACGCGTCAATTTCTCTAGTGAGCTGCCCTCTTCAATGGGAAACCTTAGCTCCTTGATTGCTTTGGTAATGCCCAGTTGCAGCTTGTTAGGGTCCATTCCATCTTCAATCGGTAACCTCTCAAATCTCATTTACCTTGACCtttcaaataatattttagtggGTAGCATTCCATCTTCAATAGGAAATCTCATCCAACTTGGTCTTCTAAGCCTCCACAATAATCATTTGACTGGTCTAATCCCTTCTAGGCTTGCAAACCTCACTCAATTGATTATCCTTGACATGAGTTACAATCATCTAACTGGTCCGATTCCTTTAGGGCTTAGGAAGCTAACACTATTAAATGACTTAGGTCTTGCAGGCAATGAGTTTCAAGGCAAGTTTCCAATCTTTATCTTCAACCTACGGAATCTTAACTTTCTTGATATTTCTGATAATTACCTTAGTGGTATTAAATGGATTTGCAACATGACTTTTC contains these protein-coding regions:
- the LOC126716496 gene encoding receptor-like protein 9DC3 → MHPLCHDDERSALLQFKQSFTIEESASSFPNACDRVRSWTPEVENSTDCCSWDGVNCDEDTGHVIGLDLSNSCLLGSINPNSTLFRLVQLQKLNLADNYFNYSQIPSQVGNLSRLTHLNLAHSMFSGQIPLEVSKLSQLSSLDLGWNHDSKKNLLQLGRLSLRSLVGNLTLLEDLDLSRVNISSTVPNIFANMSNLRSLYLLDCGMYGEFPKGIFMLPNLRNLDVNHNEDLNGSWPDFQYWHSPMEQMSLARVNFSSELPSSMGNLSSLIALVMPSCSLLGSIPSSIGNLSNLIYLDLSNNILVGSIPSSIGNLIQLGLLSLHNNHLTGLIPSRLANLTQLIILDMSYNHLTGPIPLGLRKLTLLNDLGLAGNEFQGKFPIFIFNLRNLNFLDISDNYLSGIKWICNMTFLHVLDVSNNNFSGSLPECLHNMFYGSKLRMISLRGNKFQGLLPRSLANCTMLKALDVSNNQFSDTFPSWLENLPKSEILILRSNQFYGKILESPETNYEFQNLRILDLSYNIFTGNLPLNSFRNWNALKLDKHDHPLTYIHEKRSFNVGTHHLYYYYDYSMKITNKGVDTVYNKVQDFFRAIDMSSNRFVGEIPESIGVLKDLNMLNLSNNLLTGHIPISLGNLTQLESLDISQNKLSRKIPPQLTQLTFLEWFNVSHNSLTGSIPEGKQFNTFETSSFEGNLGLCGNPLSKKCWDFDSSPVVFDRTPDSLGFLFEFGWKILLVGYGFGFIVGVIIGNIATARKDDWLMKAL